A stretch of the Balneolales bacterium ANBcel1 genome encodes the following:
- a CDS encoding flagellar hook-basal body protein produces MMDRLQAHMQAMQMFSRAQEVTANNLANINTPGFKSDKLFHKLLTEQVDGQTVTRTVPMQHISLAQGELEPTGNDFDFAINGPGFFMVDDGGEAQLTRNGRFQLDSDGYLRTKNGANVMGTAGHIHIPEFFHGMNNGQMEAQLEVAKDGTIRINDEVYDQIRVVRVEDPSTLERRGNARFSAEGITLLPGDSSSSVMQGHFEKGNVQTLHEMTDLMRNMQMFEAQQRAMRTTDEMLSQTTNQLGRF; encoded by the coding sequence ATGATGGATCGACTACAAGCCCATATGCAGGCCATGCAGATGTTTTCGCGAGCCCAGGAGGTGACCGCGAACAACCTGGCCAATATCAATACTCCCGGGTTCAAAAGTGACAAACTGTTTCACAAGCTGCTTACCGAGCAGGTAGACGGCCAAACGGTTACCCGAACAGTGCCCATGCAGCACATCTCTCTTGCCCAGGGCGAGCTCGAACCCACGGGCAACGACTTTGATTTTGCCATCAACGGCCCCGGTTTTTTTATGGTGGATGACGGCGGCGAAGCGCAACTCACCCGAAATGGGCGTTTTCAGCTGGACTCCGACGGATACCTGCGCACGAAGAACGGAGCCAATGTGATGGGAACCGCCGGACATATCCACATACCGGAGTTTTTTCACGGAATGAACAACGGCCAGATGGAGGCGCAACTCGAGGTGGCAAAGGATGGCACAATTCGCATTAATGACGAGGTGTACGACCAGATACGGGTCGTTCGAGTTGAAGACCCGTCTACGCTGGAACGCCGTGGAAATGCCCGCTTTTCGGCGGAAGGGATTACGCTGCTTCCCGGGGACTCGTCCAGTTCGGTGATGCAAGGCCATTTTGAGAAAGGAAATGTGCAAACGCTGCACGAAATGACCGACCTGATGCGCAACATGCAGATGTTCGAGGCACAGCAGCGCGCCATGCGAACCACCGATGAAATGCTTTCGCAGACAACCAACCAACTGGGAAGATTTTAA
- the flgG gene encoding flagellar basal-body rod protein FlgG, whose product MFRALSTGALGMSAQQRSVDNVANNLANVNTTGYKRTSIAFQDMFYENVASSRHGASGSRPSNDGPSLQIGHGSRPVATIRNFMQGPVEESGSALDIAINGSGFFQVEMPDGSIAYTRDGNFSRDSTGLMVNNSGLPLADMIEIPMEAVGIDISQSGVVTAQLAGSGGQIDLGQIELAKFVNPSGLNAMGDNLFGETESSGMPFYGNPGSEGFGLLRQGYLEQSNVDIVNEMVKLIEAQRAYETNSKVVQTAEDMMQVTNSIKR is encoded by the coding sequence ATGTTCAGAGCTCTCAGCACAGGCGCACTCGGGATGAGTGCCCAGCAACGATCGGTCGACAATGTGGCCAACAACCTGGCCAACGTCAATACAACCGGCTATAAACGAACCAGCATCGCGTTCCAGGACATGTTCTACGAGAATGTGGCCTCTTCAAGGCACGGGGCCTCGGGCAGCCGTCCGTCCAACGACGGACCATCCCTGCAGATCGGACACGGTTCCCGGCCGGTAGCTACCATACGGAATTTCATGCAGGGCCCGGTTGAGGAGAGCGGAAGTGCCCTGGATATCGCGATTAACGGCAGCGGCTTTTTCCAGGTGGAGATGCCCGACGGAAGCATTGCCTATACCCGTGACGGAAACTTCAGCCGGGATTCGACCGGACTGATGGTCAACAACTCCGGACTCCCGCTGGCCGATATGATCGAAATCCCCATGGAAGCGGTCGGTATCGACATCTCCCAGAGTGGTGTGGTTACCGCCCAGCTGGCAGGAAGCGGCGGCCAGATTGACCTGGGACAGATCGAGCTTGCCAAGTTTGTCAATCCCTCCGGGCTCAACGCCATGGGCGACAACCTGTTCGGTGAAACGGAGTCGTCCGGCATGCCGTTTTACGGCAACCCAGGATCGGAAGGCTTTGGTTTGTTGCGCCAGGGATACCTGGAGCAGTCGAACGTGGATATTGTGAACGAGATGGTCAAGCTGATCGAAGCACAGCGGGCCTACGAAACAAATTCGAAGGTGGTCCAGACTGCCGAAGACATGATGCAGGTCACCAACAGCATCAAACGCTAA
- a CDS encoding P-loop NTPase translates to MTHNTVSHHPFIIATVSGKGGVGKSMASVNIAGTLIDMGYTVALLDADIGMSNCATLLNEPTDATVMHWVQGKCGLEDLPHVCDGLTLVTGSDEPGVHDQDPELLMEAIDQVLLAMAEDHDIIIIDTPAGSGELSLWALDRAQLGMVLLVDEPTAISDVYRFCKYILNIDPTYPFASVVNFAGDENAANSIHQRFNTILHYFMQQEVAYLGFIPDSDLIRQSVQKQTPVTRLHPDSPEKREFEFIAHNIISAMPEKQRPRQRTMSHD, encoded by the coding sequence ATGACACACAACACAGTATCACATCATCCCTTTATTATCGCGACGGTAAGCGGCAAAGGCGGCGTCGGCAAAAGCATGGCGAGCGTAAACATCGCCGGCACGCTGATTGACATGGGCTACACGGTCGCACTTCTGGATGCCGATATCGGCATGTCCAACTGCGCCACACTGTTGAACGAGCCAACCGATGCTACCGTCATGCACTGGGTTCAGGGCAAATGCGGGCTGGAAGACCTCCCGCACGTTTGCGACGGACTGACTCTGGTCACCGGTTCCGACGAACCCGGCGTGCACGATCAGGATCCGGAGCTTCTGATGGAGGCCATTGACCAGGTTCTGCTTGCGATGGCCGAAGATCACGATATCATCATCATTGATACCCCGGCGGGCTCCGGCGAGTTGAGCCTTTGGGCCCTTGATCGTGCTCAGCTCGGCATGGTACTGCTGGTGGATGAACCCACAGCCATCTCCGATGTCTACCGTTTCTGCAAGTACATTTTGAATATTGACCCGACCTATCCCTTCGCGAGTGTTGTAAATTTTGCCGGGGATGAGAACGCTGCAAACAGCATCCATCAGCGATTCAACACCATTTTACACTATTTCATGCAGCAGGAGGTCGCCTATCTGGGATTTATCCCCGACAGTGACCTGATTCGCCAGTCGGTACAGAAGCAGACCCCGGTCACGCGCCTTCACCCCGACTCGCCGGAAAAGCGGGAATTCGAGTTTATCGCACACAACATCATCAGTGCCATGCCGGAGAAACAACGGCCCAGGCAACGCACCATGAGTCACGATTAA
- the fliR gene encoding flagellar biosynthetic protein FliR gives MALLSPEYILSAFLIFVRVGSMIMVAPFFSAAVFPVRVKLFFALMTSFLLFPAIPAQSVMVDPESGIIFMLMAIIQEVLTGVALGLVGQLVFAGLDLAGRLISIQVALSFANVVDSMTQQQSSVVSNMFNLLAILIFLSIGGDKIYILALAHSFEHIPVSTAQLASASPLFLEMATYLFITGVQIASPFLVVLFMLNLSFAIFARIMPQANIFFIALPVKLGVGMILLVLVVPYLPIAFDIMFQRLFEYLSMMIELLTP, from the coding sequence ATGGCGTTGCTTTCCCCTGAATATATCCTGTCCGCTTTTCTCATCTTCGTGCGCGTCGGCAGCATGATCATGGTTGCCCCGTTTTTCAGCGCGGCGGTTTTTCCAGTGCGGGTCAAGCTGTTTTTCGCGCTCATGACCAGTTTTCTGCTTTTTCCCGCCATCCCCGCCCAAAGCGTTATGGTGGATCCGGAATCCGGAATCATTTTCATGCTCATGGCGATCATTCAGGAGGTGCTTACCGGAGTGGCGCTGGGGCTTGTCGGGCAGCTTGTGTTTGCCGGACTGGACCTGGCCGGACGATTGATCAGTATTCAGGTGGCGCTCAGTTTTGCCAATGTGGTCGACAGCATGACCCAGCAGCAAAGTTCGGTGGTGAGCAACATGTTCAATCTGCTGGCCATACTTATTTTTCTCTCCATCGGAGGAGACAAAATTTATATTCTCGCCCTGGCGCACAGTTTTGAACACATTCCCGTGAGCACCGCGCAACTGGCCTCGGCCTCGCCGCTGTTTCTCGAAATGGCCACCTACCTGTTCATTACCGGAGTACAGATCGCCTCTCCATTTCTGGTCGTGCTCTTTATGCTGAACCTCTCTTTCGCCATTTTCGCCCGCATCATGCCCCAGGCCAACATCTTTTTCATCGCGCTGCCCGTCAAACTCGGGGTGGGCATGATCTTGCTGGTACTGGTCGTCCCCTATCTGCCGATTGCCTTCGATATCATGTTCCAGCGCCTGTTCGAGTACCTCTCCATGATGATCGAACTGTTGACTCCCTGA
- a CDS encoding FliA/WhiG family RNA polymerase sigma factor, with translation MGDKTLQELVDTYCEEPVDGLRNAIISKSMPLVRSIIGKIKRPDHPLTHREDLESAGISGLLQALDSYDSEKNIQFNTFAYYRIRGSVIDYLRKVDQIPRVQRSNYGRAQEISDQLTQQLGRQPEDHEVADELGMSVDEYQTLLSNVQQRNALSLDSRFDSDGGSLYDTMADPESEQPDEKLQKDTMVSKLQKRIGELNDRDRLILTLYYFEDMTLNEIALLLDRSEARISQIIGKLLLQLKNELQVNKAREPEY, from the coding sequence ATGGGTGACAAAACGTTACAAGAATTGGTGGACACTTACTGCGAAGAGCCCGTCGACGGGTTACGCAATGCCATCATAAGCAAATCCATGCCGCTGGTCCGCAGCATCATCGGAAAAATCAAGCGTCCCGACCATCCGCTAACGCACCGCGAAGATCTTGAAAGCGCAGGTATCAGCGGACTCTTACAGGCACTTGACAGCTATGACTCGGAAAAAAATATTCAATTCAACACCTTCGCCTACTATCGGATCCGCGGCAGTGTCATTGATTACCTGAGGAAAGTGGACCAGATTCCGCGCGTGCAACGCAGCAACTACGGGCGGGCGCAGGAAATCAGCGATCAGCTCACTCAGCAGCTTGGTCGTCAGCCGGAGGATCACGAAGTGGCCGATGAGCTCGGCATGTCTGTGGATGAATACCAGACGCTGTTGTCCAATGTCCAGCAGCGCAACGCACTTTCTCTCGACTCCCGATTTGACAGCGACGGCGGCTCTCTTTACGACACCATGGCCGATCCCGAAAGCGAACAGCCGGACGAAAAGCTTCAGAAAGACACCATGGTCAGTAAACTTCAAAAGCGGATCGGAGAACTGAATGACCGTGACCGGCTGATTCTTACCCTCTACTATTTTGAGGACATGACACTGAACGAAATCGCCCTGCTTCTGGATCGCTCGGAAGCGCGCATTTCCCAAATTATCGGAAAACTGCTGCTTCAACTCAAAAACGAGTTACAGGTGAACAAGGCTCGTGAACCCGAGTACTGA
- the fliP gene encoding flagellar type III secretion system pore protein FliP (The bacterial flagellar biogenesis protein FliP forms a type III secretion system (T3SS)-type pore required for flagellar assembly.): MISIIAQALPQIDLSIGGEAEDFSLAIQALILITILSFGPAFITMMTSFTRIIVVFFFLRMGLGTQQSPPNQVLIGLALFLTIFIMMPTFDAVNEQAIQPYVNEEMTQAEALVEAAVPLKEFMVRQTREQDLLFFMDMLEMEAAESIADIPLYVVVPSYVMSELRIAFQIGFMIYLPFMVIDLVVASILLSMGIIFLPPVLVSLPFKILVFVLTDGWYLLVQSMVRSFD, from the coding sequence ATGATATCAATTATCGCACAGGCGCTGCCACAAATAGATCTGAGTATCGGAGGCGAGGCCGAGGATTTTTCGCTGGCCATTCAGGCGCTCATTCTGATCACCATTCTGTCGTTCGGCCCCGCCTTTATCACCATGATGACCAGCTTCACCCGCATTATCGTGGTTTTCTTTTTTCTTCGGATGGGCCTTGGCACTCAGCAGTCGCCTCCCAACCAGGTGTTGATCGGACTGGCGCTGTTTCTGACCATTTTTATCATGATGCCGACCTTCGATGCGGTCAACGAACAGGCGATTCAGCCCTATGTAAACGAGGAGATGACCCAGGCCGAAGCGCTCGTTGAAGCGGCCGTTCCGCTCAAGGAGTTCATGGTGCGTCAAACCAGGGAGCAGGATCTGCTGTTCTTTATGGATATGCTGGAGATGGAAGCCGCCGAAAGCATTGCCGATATCCCGCTGTATGTCGTGGTACCCTCCTATGTGATGAGTGAGCTGCGGATCGCCTTTCAGATCGGGTTCATGATCTATCTCCCCTTTATGGTTATTGACCTGGTGGTGGCATCGATCCTGCTCTCGATGGGAATCATCTTTCTGCCGCCGGTACTGGTTTCGCTGCCGTTCAAGATTCTGGTTTTTGTGCTTACCGACGGATGGTACCTGCTGGTACAGTCCATGGTCCGCAGCTTCGACTAA
- a CDS encoding flagellar biosynthetic protein FliO, with the protein MVDIRQFASGKNPRNILGIVISISVVLLVLWLIVVSRMDYSSSGRPDPAADPSTQERRDSVRVMMGKSDTAFVDEDRSTGLFFNAFTTFIVLMVLLAGVWFWSRRKTGDTKTSGFLKDIGEHTVGAGHQIKVIEINNEIWVLGVSAESVTLLHRYPKEKWVDPIPDESEQDSSSFYNLFSGKS; encoded by the coding sequence ATGGTCGATATTCGTCAGTTTGCATCCGGAAAAAATCCCAGAAATATTCTGGGAATCGTCATATCCATCTCGGTTGTGCTCCTGGTATTGTGGCTCATTGTGGTTTCGAGAATGGATTACTCTTCGTCCGGGCGGCCCGACCCCGCTGCCGACCCATCCACCCAGGAGCGCCGCGACAGCGTGCGCGTGATGATGGGCAAGTCCGATACCGCTTTCGTGGACGAAGACCGCTCCACAGGCCTGTTTTTCAATGCCTTTACCACCTTCATCGTGTTGATGGTACTTCTGGCCGGCGTCTGGTTCTGGTCACGCCGAAAAACAGGAGATACCAAAACCTCCGGGTTCTTGAAAGATATTGGAGAACATACGGTTGGGGCAGGCCATCAAATAAAAGTTATAGAAATTAACAACGAAATATGGGTACTGGGAGTTAGCGCCGAATCGGTGACACTGCTCCACCGGTATCCAAAGGAGAAGTGGGTTGATCCCATTCCGGACGAGTCGGAACAGGACAGCAGCAGCTTTTACAATTTGTTTAGCGGAAAGTCATGA
- the flhB gene encoding flagellar biosynthesis protein FlhB, translated as MSDKKSDQEKTEEPSARKLEKAREEGNVSISKEVSSVLLMFAAILMLLSSGGFMYRRIEGMFETFFMNAAMPVDNEEQALDHLETALNFGFEMIIPILIMLLVTALLVNMAQTGGVFSTKKIKPKGSNLNPVNGIKKIFSMKGFVELVKGFAKLFIVGIVIYFTVRNDVEHFLTFSVLPMGETLSEAGSYILMFVGRILAALFLLSIVDAIYQRFQHHKDLRMTKQEVKDEHKQMDGDPHIKAQRRKRAMSMRHRKRMDHSVLSSDVVVTNPTHYAVALRYDPERNEAPIVEVKGQRKRALRIKELAKHYGIPIVENKPVAQALFASANEDEYIPADLYRAVAEILAYVYKLKNKTA; from the coding sequence ATGTCCGACAAAAAAAGTGACCAGGAAAAAACCGAGGAACCATCGGCGCGGAAGCTTGAAAAAGCCCGTGAAGAAGGCAATGTTAGCATCAGCAAGGAAGTTTCTTCCGTGTTGCTGATGTTTGCCGCCATCTTGATGCTGCTCTCCAGCGGCGGGTTCATGTACCGTCGCATTGAAGGCATGTTCGAGACCTTTTTCATGAACGCGGCGATGCCGGTGGACAACGAGGAGCAGGCGCTCGACCATCTTGAGACCGCCCTCAATTTTGGTTTCGAGATGATCATCCCCATACTGATCATGCTGCTGGTGACCGCGCTTCTGGTGAACATGGCTCAGACGGGCGGTGTGTTCTCCACCAAGAAAATCAAACCCAAAGGAAGCAACCTCAACCCGGTCAACGGCATCAAGAAGATCTTCTCAATGAAGGGGTTCGTGGAGCTGGTGAAAGGGTTCGCCAAGCTCTTTATTGTCGGTATCGTCATCTATTTCACCGTGCGCAACGATGTCGAGCATTTTCTGACCTTCAGCGTACTGCCCATGGGGGAAACCCTCTCGGAGGCCGGTTCCTATATACTGATGTTTGTCGGCCGTATCCTGGCGGCACTGTTTCTCCTCTCTATTGTGGATGCGATCTATCAGCGGTTTCAGCACCACAAAGATCTTCGCATGACCAAGCAGGAGGTCAAGGACGAGCACAAGCAAATGGACGGTGATCCTCACATCAAGGCTCAGCGCCGGAAGCGCGCCATGTCCATGCGCCACCGCAAGCGGATGGACCATTCGGTACTCAGTTCGGATGTCGTGGTCACCAACCCCACGCACTATGCCGTCGCCCTTCGGTATGACCCCGAGCGCAACGAGGCGCCGATCGTGGAGGTCAAGGGCCAGCGCAAAAGGGCCCTCCGCATAAAAGAACTTGCAAAGCATTATGGCATACCAATTGTAGAAAACAAACCGGTGGCCCAGGCCCTGTTCGCCTCCGCCAACGAGGATGAGTACATCCCGGCAGACCTCTACCGGGCTGTCGCCGAAATCCTCGCCTACGTCTACAAACTCAAAAACAAAACAGCGTAA
- the flgA gene encoding flagellar basal body P-ring formation chaperone FlgA: MKVIALISVLVFMAAGPEGMVWAEGDGNMASAAEMSGTAGTAETADAMDRSVDSRSGAQVARNSENSTAGRYPAREKILELAGASLEAAHDPQNYRFDVTARWIPGSLAQLPAESIMAVVPDGAVERYTGFEVTYETDGRRRRAQVQLQVDIERWLPVMSERVSAGDVIGSENMTMRWVPVPRDRGQLVADPAAIEGMTVRRTLTQGEPVRQADISTEYIVETGETVTLILQRDGVRVDISAVARQNGSRDESIRLYSDETRRTYLGRVTGPGYVQWVRTL; encoded by the coding sequence ATGAAAGTAATTGCGCTTATATCGGTACTCGTATTTATGGCCGCAGGGCCTGAAGGCATGGTATGGGCTGAAGGTGACGGAAACATGGCAAGCGCGGCTGAAATGAGTGGAACGGCAGGCACGGCCGAAACGGCTGACGCCATGGATCGATCCGTTGACTCGCGCTCTGGAGCGCAAGTGGCCCGAAATTCTGAAAATAGTACCGCCGGGCGTTATCCTGCCAGAGAGAAGATTCTGGAGCTGGCCGGGGCTTCGCTGGAAGCCGCACATGATCCGCAAAATTACCGGTTTGATGTGACGGCCCGCTGGATTCCCGGAAGCCTGGCTCAATTACCGGCAGAGAGTATTATGGCCGTGGTGCCGGACGGAGCCGTGGAGCGCTATACCGGTTTTGAAGTAACCTACGAAACAGACGGGCGGCGTCGCCGGGCCCAGGTGCAGCTTCAGGTCGACATCGAACGGTGGCTTCCGGTGATGAGCGAGCGGGTATCGGCAGGGGATGTGATCGGCAGCGAGAACATGACGATGCGATGGGTGCCGGTGCCGCGCGATCGCGGGCAGTTGGTAGCCGATCCGGCGGCCATTGAAGGGATGACGGTTCGCCGCACCCTCACGCAGGGAGAGCCCGTGCGCCAGGCGGATATTTCTACGGAATATATCGTTGAAACCGGCGAGACGGTCACGCTGATTCTGCAAAGAGACGGTGTCCGGGTGGATATTTCGGCCGTCGCGCGCCAGAACGGCTCCCGGGACGAAAGCATCCGCCTCTACAGTGATGAAACGAGAAGAACGTACCTGGGACGAGTGACAGGCCCGGGGTACGTGCAGTGGGTCCGGACCCTCTGA
- the fliQ gene encoding flagellar biosynthesis protein FliQ, producing the protein MNTETGIYWVQETLTAAVVLAGPVLIGALVIGLTIAIFQAATSIQEMTLSYVPKMVVVVIILFFLFGFMLQYAIGFMERIFDFIPNIAQ; encoded by the coding sequence ATGAATACAGAAACAGGAATCTACTGGGTTCAGGAAACTCTGACCGCCGCCGTTGTGCTGGCCGGACCGGTACTGATCGGTGCGCTTGTCATCGGTCTGACCATCGCCATTTTCCAGGCCGCTACTTCGATTCAGGAGATGACCCTCAGTTATGTCCCCAAAATGGTTGTCGTAGTGATCATTCTTTTTTTTCTGTTCGGATTTATGCTACAATACGCCATCGGATTCATGGAGCGGATTTTTGATTTCATCCCCAATATTGCCCAGTGA
- the flhA gene encoding flagellar biosynthesis protein FlhA, protein MAGLNITGSQLKNMFFRTDVLISSSIIVILMIMILPIPAAMMDFFLAISVSLSLVVLLVAFYTLKPLEFAVFPGMLLILTLFRLSLNVATTRLILNDAYAGELIQSFGGFMVRGNFVIGIIIFSVLIIINFVVITKGATRIAEVAARFTLDAMPGKQMAIDADLQAGLLTDQEAKKRREEIANEADFYGAMDGASKFVRGDVVAALLITFINVIGGLIIGTMQQGMSLAQAAEIYTLLTIGDGLVSQIPALLVSTGAGIIVSRAASEGNLSEEMTSQLMGNPKTVVIGAVFVFFLGILPGLPILPFWFLGGLFLFIAYKKHNSNEQEKEEAQTAKKTGSQSGSKEDRVEDYLLLDTLELEIGYSLIPMVETEQGGDLLERMSSLRKQLATELGIIIPPIRIRDNVQLDANQYTIKMRGIIQGDGELLPGYHLALLPTDFKPDIQGIKTKDPTFGMDAIWISGKNKSQAEKYGLSVIEAGAVITTHLMEVLKKNAHKLVDRQMTKRLVDNLKEQSPALVEEMVPDVLKYGDVQKVIKRLLRERVPVRDLTTILETLADNSSQTKNTDVLTEYARAALAETITGQFKSNDNEIQVTVLASQLESHLIGQAQQGMLNSNTLGFTPKTVEELYLSASKVLEKMIRQGLEPVLLTSPVLRPTIYDFLVPILPEINVLSYNDISQDVQIKTFDRIGLEQKELEEPNPA, encoded by the coding sequence ATGGCCGGACTCAACATCACAGGCAGTCAGTTAAAAAACATGTTCTTCCGGACCGATGTGCTGATCTCGTCCAGCATCATCGTGATCCTGATGATCATGATCCTTCCGATTCCGGCGGCGATGATGGATTTCTTCCTGGCCATCAGCGTGTCGCTCTCCCTGGTTGTCCTGCTCGTCGCTTTCTACACCCTCAAGCCGCTCGAATTCGCCGTTTTCCCGGGAATGCTGCTCATTCTCACCCTGTTCCGGCTGTCGCTGAACGTGGCTACCACCCGCCTGATCCTCAACGACGCCTACGCCGGCGAACTAATTCAGTCGTTCGGCGGGTTCATGGTGCGCGGCAATTTCGTGATCGGTATCATCATCTTCTCGGTGCTCATCATCATCAACTTTGTGGTAATCACCAAGGGCGCCACCCGTATTGCCGAGGTGGCCGCGCGGTTTACCCTCGACGCCATGCCGGGCAAGCAGATGGCCATCGACGCCGACCTGCAGGCCGGACTGTTAACCGACCAGGAGGCCAAAAAGCGGCGCGAAGAGATCGCCAATGAAGCCGATTTTTATGGTGCCATGGATGGTGCCAGCAAGTTTGTGCGGGGGGATGTGGTCGCCGCCCTGCTCATCACATTTATTAACGTTATCGGCGGACTCATTATCGGCACCATGCAGCAGGGCATGTCGCTGGCACAAGCCGCCGAAATTTATACGCTGCTTACAATCGGCGACGGACTGGTTTCACAGATTCCCGCCCTGCTTGTGTCGACCGGCGCCGGTATCATCGTCTCGCGTGCCGCCTCTGAAGGCAACCTCAGTGAGGAGATGACCTCCCAGCTTATGGGAAATCCCAAGACTGTGGTCATCGGTGCGGTGTTTGTCTTCTTCCTGGGCATCCTGCCCGGCCTGCCCATCCTTCCCTTCTGGTTTCTCGGCGGCCTGTTTCTGTTTATCGCCTACAAGAAGCACAACAGCAACGAACAGGAGAAGGAAGAGGCCCAAACGGCAAAGAAAACGGGTTCGCAGAGCGGCAGCAAAGAAGACCGCGTCGAAGACTACCTGTTGCTGGACACCCTTGAGCTGGAAATCGGCTACAGCCTGATTCCAATGGTCGAAACCGAGCAGGGCGGCGACCTGCTGGAGCGGATGTCATCGCTCCGTAAGCAGCTGGCCACCGAACTCGGCATCATCATCCCGCCGATTCGGATTCGCGACAACGTGCAGCTTGACGCCAATCAGTATACAATAAAGATGCGGGGTATCATCCAGGGTGATGGCGAACTGCTGCCGGGATATCATCTGGCGCTGCTGCCCACCGATTTCAAGCCGGATATCCAGGGAATCAAGACCAAAGACCCCACCTTCGGAATGGACGCGATCTGGATAAGCGGAAAAAACAAGTCGCAGGCGGAAAAATATGGCCTGTCGGTGATCGAAGCCGGAGCCGTCATCACCACCCACCTCATGGAAGTGCTCAAGAAGAACGCGCACAAGCTGGTGGATCGCCAGATGACCAAGCGGCTGGTAGACAACCTCAAGGAACAATCTCCGGCGCTGGTCGAGGAAATGGTACCCGATGTGCTCAAATACGGCGATGTTCAGAAAGTGATCAAACGGCTGCTGCGTGAGCGGGTGCCGGTACGTGACCTCACCACCATCCTCGAAACCCTTGCCGACAACAGCAGCCAGACCAAGAACACCGATGTACTGACCGAATACGCACGGGCCGCACTGGCGGAAACCATTACCGGTCAGTTCAAATCGAACGACAACGAAATCCAGGTGACCGTCCTGGCATCGCAGCTGGAGTCGCACCTGATCGGACAGGCACAGCAGGGCATGCTCAATTCCAACACCCTCGGGTTTACCCCGAAAACGGTGGAAGAGCTGTACCTGAGCGCCTCAAAGGTGCTGGAAAAAATGATCCGGCAAGGCCTGGAACCCGTTCTGCTCACCTCCCCCGTATTGCGGCCGACGATTTATGATTTTTTGGTACCAATTTTGCCTGAGATCAATGTACTGTCTTACAATGATATCAGTCAGGATGTGCAGATAAAGACCTTTGACCGCATCGGGCTGGAACAGAAAGAACTTGAAGAACCCAATCCGGCATGA